The following are encoded in a window of Arthrobacter woluwensis genomic DNA:
- a CDS encoding N-acetylglucosamine-6-phosphate deacetylase, whose amino-acid sequence MPLDSTSSPDGQRVILRGRIVSDGDSLADGLVAIADGRIVHAGPAAGFSDPAFEGLEPTPLPEGAILIPGLVDIHCHGGDGGDFPSGQEDSARTAIAFLHRSGTTSLLASMVTASREDLLHGIGLYVGLTEEGLLEGIHLEGPFLSEARCGAQNPAFLLSPDLEFAEELILAASGKLRTMTYAPELPGAAELVDLLTTHGVVPSLGHTDSDDATAAASLAAARDGLAAAGFDGSTSRPTVTHLFNGMRPIHHRDPGPVTACLRAAQAGRAAVELIADNTHLDPQTTLTVFDLVGSANVLLVTDSMAAAGLSDGHYMLGPSPVTVADGVATLDTTGSIAGGTATLLQVVQRTVAAGVPLADAVRSATAVPADVLGLDDEVGSLRRGLRADVVVLEADLQLQRVMRQGEWLV is encoded by the coding sequence ATGCCTCTGGACAGCACCTCTTCCCCTGATGGACAGCGCGTCATCCTGCGCGGCCGCATCGTCTCCGACGGCGATTCCCTCGCTGACGGGCTGGTGGCCATCGCGGACGGACGGATCGTCCACGCCGGGCCCGCGGCCGGCTTCTCCGACCCCGCCTTCGAGGGCCTCGAGCCCACTCCCCTGCCGGAGGGGGCGATCCTGATCCCCGGCCTGGTCGACATCCACTGCCACGGCGGCGACGGCGGTGATTTCCCGTCCGGCCAGGAGGACTCGGCGCGCACGGCCATCGCCTTCCTGCACCGCTCCGGCACCACGTCGCTGCTCGCGAGCATGGTGACCGCGTCCCGCGAGGATCTCCTGCACGGCATCGGACTCTACGTGGGTCTGACCGAGGAGGGTCTCCTGGAGGGCATCCACCTCGAGGGGCCCTTCCTCTCCGAGGCACGCTGCGGCGCCCAGAACCCGGCCTTCCTGCTCAGCCCCGATCTGGAGTTCGCCGAGGAGCTCATCCTCGCCGCCAGCGGCAAGCTCCGCACCATGACGTACGCCCCGGAGCTGCCGGGCGCCGCGGAACTCGTGGACCTGCTGACCACCCACGGTGTGGTCCCGTCCCTCGGGCACACCGACTCCGACGACGCGACCGCCGCCGCCTCCCTGGCCGCGGCCCGGGACGGCCTCGCGGCCGCCGGGTTCGACGGCTCCACGAGCCGTCCCACCGTCACCCACCTGTTCAACGGCATGCGGCCCATCCACCACCGCGATCCCGGCCCCGTGACGGCGTGCCTCCGGGCCGCCCAGGCCGGCCGCGCCGCCGTCGAGCTCATCGCCGACAACACGCACCTGGACCCTCAGACCACACTGACGGTCTTCGATCTGGTGGGTTCCGCGAACGTCCTGCTGGTGACGGACTCCATGGCCGCAGCCGGTCTGAGCGACGGGCATTACATGCTCGGCCCCTCCCCCGTCACCGTGGCGGACGGGGTCGCCACCCTCGACACCACCGGCTCGATCGCGGGCGGCACCGCCACGCTCCTCCAGGTGGTTCAGCGCACGGTCGCCGCGGGCGTCCCTCTCGCCGATGCCGTCCGCTCGGCGACCGCCGTACCCGCCGACGTCCTGGGACTCGATGACGAGGTGGGAAGCCTGCGCCGCGGGCTGCGCGCCGACGTCGTGGTGCTCGAAGCCGACCTCCAGCTCCAGCGCGTCATGCGCCAGGGGGAATGGCTCGTCTGA
- the nucS gene encoding endonuclease NucS, producing MRLVIAQCSVDYVGRLKAHLPLAKRLLVVKADGSVLVHSDGGSYKPLNWMSPPATLRVQAPEDTELETGVSEQWVVQSAKTDDRLIVNIHEIFHDTAHDLGVDPGLIKDGVEADLQRLLAEQIELLGAGYSLIRREYFTAIGPVDILARDAAGATVAIELKRRGDIDGVEQLTRYLELLNRDPVLAPVRGIFAAQQIKPQARVLAQDRGIDCVTLDYDAMRGVDDAESRLF from the coding sequence GTGCGTTTGGTGATTGCTCAGTGCTCCGTGGACTACGTCGGCCGCCTCAAGGCCCATCTGCCGTTGGCTAAGCGCCTCCTGGTGGTCAAAGCGGACGGCTCCGTCCTCGTCCACTCCGACGGCGGCTCCTACAAGCCCCTCAACTGGATGAGCCCGCCCGCCACCCTGCGGGTCCAGGCCCCCGAGGACACTGAGCTGGAGACCGGGGTCTCTGAGCAGTGGGTCGTGCAGTCCGCCAAGACCGATGACCGGCTGATCGTCAACATCCACGAGATCTTCCACGACACCGCCCATGACCTCGGCGTCGATCCCGGGTTGATCAAGGACGGCGTCGAGGCGGATCTCCAGCGTCTTCTCGCCGAGCAGATCGAACTGCTCGGCGCCGGCTACAGCCTCATCCGCCGCGAGTACTTCACGGCGATCGGGCCCGTCGACATCCTGGCCCGCGATGCCGCCGGCGCCACCGTGGCGATCGAGCTCAAGCGCCGCGGCGACATCGACGGCGTCGAGCAGCTCACCCGGTACCTGGAACTGCTCAACCGGGACCCGGTGCTGGCCCCCGTACGGGGCATCTTCGCCGCTCAGCAGATCAAGCCGCAGGCCCGGGTGCTGGCGCAGGACCGCGGCATCGACTGCGTGACGCTCGACTACGACGCGATGCGCGGCGTGGACGACGCGGAGAGCCGCCTGTTCTGA
- a CDS encoding F0F1 ATP synthase subunit epsilon, with product MAELDVEVVAADHFVWSGAAKVVNARTSDGAIGILPGHAPVLAILAEGELSIEPVTGSRIHVTVDGGFFSVDNDRVVIVADNAQLNDSAAA from the coding sequence ATGGCTGAGCTCGACGTTGAGGTCGTCGCGGCGGACCACTTCGTGTGGTCCGGCGCGGCCAAGGTGGTCAACGCCCGCACCAGCGATGGCGCGATCGGCATCCTCCCCGGGCACGCGCCGGTTCTGGCGATCCTCGCGGAAGGTGAGCTGTCCATCGAGCCGGTCACGGGCAGCCGCATCCACGTCACCGTGGATGGGGGATTCTTCTCCGTTGACAATGACCGAGTGGTGATCGTGGCTGACAATGCTCAGCTCAACGATTCCGCCGCGGCGTAG
- a CDS encoding ABC transporter ATP-binding protein: MTHSHPESQSFSPVEVPRTPSHLPAIALRGLAKRFGEKIAVDGINLDVPVGSFFGLVGPNGAGKTTTLSMATGLLRPDFGTAEILGVDMWQDPTAAKKLLGTLPDGVRLFDRLSGEQLITYSGLLRGMDRETVAVRAQELLAALDLTADAGNLVVDYSAGMTKKIALASALIHAPRVLVLDEPFEAVDPVSSANITDILKGFVASGGTVVISSHVMDLVQRLCDHVAVVAGGRLLAAGTVDEVRAGQSLEERFVSLVGGRHEGEGLAWLRHS; this comes from the coding sequence ATGACTCACTCGCATCCGGAATCCCAGTCATTCTCCCCGGTGGAAGTCCCCAGGACCCCGTCGCACCTCCCGGCCATCGCCCTGAGGGGCCTGGCCAAGCGCTTCGGTGAGAAGATCGCCGTCGACGGCATCAATCTGGATGTCCCCGTGGGATCCTTCTTCGGTCTGGTCGGGCCGAACGGCGCCGGCAAGACCACCACGCTGTCCATGGCGACCGGTCTCCTGCGCCCCGACTTCGGGACCGCCGAGATCCTCGGCGTGGACATGTGGCAGGACCCGACCGCGGCGAAGAAGCTGCTGGGGACCCTTCCCGACGGCGTCCGTCTGTTCGACCGTCTGAGCGGCGAACAGCTCATCACGTACTCCGGTCTCCTGCGGGGGATGGACCGGGAGACCGTGGCCGTCCGTGCCCAGGAACTGCTGGCCGCCCTCGACCTCACGGCGGACGCGGGCAATCTCGTGGTGGACTACTCCGCCGGCATGACCAAGAAGATCGCCCTGGCGTCGGCGCTGATCCACGCTCCGCGGGTCCTGGTGCTCGACGAGCCGTTCGAAGCCGTGGACCCGGTCTCCTCCGCGAACATCACGGACATCCTGAAGGGCTTCGTCGCCTCGGGCGGCACGGTGGTGATCTCCAGCCACGTGATGGACCTGGTCCAGCGGCTGTGTGACCACGTGGCCGTCGTGGCAGGCGGACGGCTCCTGGCTGCGGGCACCGTGGACGAGGTGCGTGCGGGGCAGAGCCTCGAAGAGCGCTTCGTCAGCCTGGTGGGCGGCCGTCACGAGGGGGAGGGGCTGGCATGGTTGCGACACTCCTGA
- a CDS encoding ATP/GTP-binding protein translates to MPRSNRPRRRPGGSSTGSGKRGAAPAPLEGLERARIGIDRREVAPDGVWMVRTMTALRAGKEYTCPGCHRQIPPGLAHLVVWEEDHLFGEQAGINERRHWHTRCWTGRSYRYR, encoded by the coding sequence ATGCCCCGCAGCAACCGCCCCCGCCGTCGTCCGGGGGGTTCCTCCACCGGGAGCGGGAAGCGTGGTGCGGCGCCTGCTCCGCTCGAAGGACTGGAGCGCGCGCGGATCGGCATCGACCGGCGCGAGGTCGCCCCGGACGGCGTCTGGATGGTCCGCACGATGACGGCGCTGAGGGCCGGCAAGGAGTACACCTGCCCCGGCTGTCACCGCCAGATCCCGCCCGGGCTGGCCCACCTGGTGGTCTGGGAGGAGGACCATCTCTTCGGCGAGCAGGCGGGGATCAACGAGCGCCGTCACTGGCACACGCGGTGCTGGACCGGGCGCAGTTACCGCTATCGCTGA
- a CDS encoding tetratricopeptide repeat protein: MPQAAQNPFDSLASLRGAVDLSAVKARAQAPAPAPRPAAPSADGTDAPAGVAGSYRANVTEANFQDVVELSVQVPVILALWARYSPESQRTLGLVEDLVNRQDGAMVLGAVDVEAFPEIMQAMQISGVPAAVAVVKGQPVPLFQGPVEEAHLEALFTELLQLAQANGVHGRIGPVSGDGAGAEPAEAPLPPLHQEALDAIESGDYAAAERAYQQALDEQPADHEAKAGLAQVRLLLRLEGLSATDAEALRQQAAADPDDVEAQLRLADLDVSGGHVEDAFSRIVTFIGRHFGPEREAARVRLLDLFEVVGVKDPRVAAARQALARVLF, from the coding sequence TTGCCCCAGGCAGCACAGAACCCATTCGATTCCCTCGCCAGTCTGCGCGGCGCGGTCGATCTCTCCGCCGTGAAGGCGCGAGCCCAGGCCCCGGCCCCGGCTCCGCGGCCTGCCGCGCCTTCCGCCGACGGGACGGACGCGCCCGCCGGCGTCGCCGGGTCCTACCGCGCGAACGTCACGGAGGCGAACTTCCAGGACGTCGTGGAACTCTCCGTCCAGGTTCCTGTCATCCTGGCACTCTGGGCACGGTACTCGCCGGAGTCGCAGCGCACGCTGGGTCTCGTCGAGGATCTCGTCAACCGCCAGGACGGCGCGATGGTCCTGGGCGCCGTGGACGTCGAGGCGTTCCCCGAGATCATGCAGGCCATGCAGATCTCCGGTGTTCCCGCCGCGGTCGCCGTGGTGAAAGGCCAGCCGGTGCCGCTGTTCCAGGGACCGGTGGAGGAGGCCCATCTCGAGGCGCTCTTCACCGAGCTGCTGCAGCTGGCCCAGGCCAACGGCGTGCACGGGCGGATCGGCCCGGTCTCCGGGGACGGAGCCGGTGCGGAGCCTGCCGAGGCGCCCCTGCCTCCGCTGCACCAGGAGGCTCTGGACGCGATCGAATCCGGCGACTACGCCGCCGCCGAGCGTGCGTATCAGCAGGCGCTCGACGAGCAGCCCGCCGACCACGAGGCCAAGGCGGGACTGGCACAGGTGCGCCTCCTGCTCCGCCTCGAAGGCTTGAGCGCCACGGACGCCGAGGCGTTGCGCCAGCAGGCCGCAGCCGACCCCGACGACGTCGAGGCGCAGTTGCGCCTGGCGGATCTGGACGTCTCGGGCGGCCACGTCGAGGACGCCTTCTCGCGGATCGTCACCTTCATCGGCCGGCACTTCGGACCGGAACGTGAAGCCGCGCGCGTCCGCCTGCTGGACCTCTTCGAGGTCGTGGGGGTCAAGGACCCGCGGGTGGCGGCGGCGCGACAGGCCCTGGCCAGGGTGCTGTTCTGA
- a CDS encoding DUF2550 domain-containing protein — protein MGDSVIVTLGIAAILAIIIGALCLVGVRRVNLRRALGTIDASICLANGRWQMGVCRFQGSELEWFKMFSLSPTPRYSFERNQLDLVRRREPGEVESSRIQPGSVIVELSYEGQEVLLAMRFDEYTGLSSWLEAGPRPGLNRLD, from the coding sequence ATGGGTGATTCGGTCATTGTCACTCTGGGCATCGCAGCGATCCTCGCGATCATCATCGGTGCTCTGTGCCTGGTAGGGGTGCGCCGCGTCAATCTGCGGCGCGCCCTGGGCACCATCGACGCCTCCATCTGCCTGGCCAACGGCCGCTGGCAGATGGGGGTTTGTCGTTTCCAGGGGTCGGAACTCGAGTGGTTCAAGATGTTCTCCCTGAGTCCCACGCCTCGGTACAGCTTCGAGCGCAACCAGCTTGATCTGGTGCGACGGCGCGAGCCGGGCGAGGTGGAGTCCTCCAGGATCCAGCCGGGCTCGGTGATCGTGGAGCTGAGCTACGAGGGCCAGGAAGTGCTGCTCGCGATGCGTTTCGACGAGTACACCGGGCTCTCCTCCTGGCTGGAGGCCGGGCCGAGACCGGGACTCAACCGGCTCGACTGA
- a CDS encoding AI-2E family transporter — protein MSEHQPENTPPTEGTEQPSPETESVASVPAPTPAAPASREGVEAAAAKAPEAAVVDTGLLGRVKRAFGQLKKPVPGALPRAHFALPEASDDEGGLTEPTAQGFAVQRPVLLGFMLTVGVGLALLLFYVGSHTTQLILWIIAALFIALGLDPVVRTLENRRIPRPAGIVIVLLGLLAVVGGFFATLIPTVVDQVNQIITQGPVWINDFLRSDFYNNLNEQFGLKDRVTEEIQKFIKDSSAVGGVFGGIVGFGTSVANGLFGALIVLVLTLYFLAALPSMKSFAYRLAPRSRRPRVMELSEEITRSVGNYVIGQVCVALLNATFAFIVMSILNVPFSVLLAFVVALLAFIPLVGGLIAGILVTLVSFTMGWQTAVIYAICYFAYLQFEAYFVSPRIMQRAVSVPGSVAVISVIAGGSLLGVLGALIAIPTAAAIMLLIKEVLVPQQDRK, from the coding sequence ATGAGTGAACACCAGCCGGAGAACACCCCGCCCACCGAGGGCACGGAGCAGCCGTCTCCCGAGACGGAGTCCGTCGCGTCCGTCCCCGCACCCACGCCGGCCGCCCCCGCTTCCCGCGAGGGCGTCGAGGCGGCCGCGGCGAAGGCGCCGGAAGCCGCCGTCGTGGACACGGGTCTTCTCGGCCGGGTCAAGCGGGCCTTCGGCCAGCTCAAGAAGCCGGTGCCGGGCGCACTTCCCCGCGCTCACTTCGCTCTCCCCGAGGCGAGCGACGACGAGGGCGGCCTCACGGAGCCGACCGCGCAGGGCTTCGCGGTCCAGCGCCCCGTGCTGCTCGGCTTCATGCTCACCGTCGGCGTCGGGCTGGCGCTGCTGCTGTTCTATGTCGGAAGCCACACCACTCAGCTGATCCTCTGGATCATCGCGGCGCTGTTCATCGCGCTCGGGCTCGACCCGGTGGTCCGCACCCTGGAGAACCGCCGGATCCCGCGCCCCGCCGGCATCGTGATCGTGCTGCTCGGGCTGCTCGCCGTGGTGGGCGGCTTCTTCGCGACCCTGATCCCCACCGTGGTCGATCAGGTCAACCAGATCATCACGCAGGGTCCGGTCTGGATCAATGACTTCCTCCGCTCGGACTTCTACAACAACCTGAACGAGCAGTTCGGGCTGAAGGACCGTGTGACGGAGGAGATCCAGAAGTTCATCAAGGACTCCAGCGCCGTGGGCGGGGTGTTCGGGGGAATCGTCGGCTTCGGCACCTCGGTGGCGAACGGCCTGTTCGGCGCGTTGATCGTCCTCGTTCTGACGCTGTACTTCCTGGCCGCTCTGCCGTCCATGAAGTCGTTCGCCTACCGCCTGGCCCCGCGCTCGCGCCGTCCGCGGGTCATGGAACTGTCCGAGGAGATCACGCGCTCGGTGGGCAACTACGTGATCGGCCAGGTCTGCGTGGCCCTCCTGAACGCCACCTTCGCGTTCATCGTGATGTCCATCCTGAACGTGCCGTTCTCGGTCCTGCTCGCCTTCGTGGTCGCGCTGCTCGCCTTCATCCCGCTGGTGGGTGGTCTGATCGCCGGGATCCTGGTGACGCTGGTGTCGTTCACCATGGGCTGGCAGACCGCCGTCATCTACGCCATCTGCTACTTCGCGTACCTCCAGTTCGAGGCGTACTTCGTCTCCCCGCGCATCATGCAGCGCGCCGTGTCCGTCCCCGGCTCGGTGGCGGTGATCTCCGTGATCGCCGGTGGCAGCCTCCTCGGGGTGCTCGGCGCCCTGATCGCCATCCCGACCGCCGCCGCGATCATGCTCCTGATCAAGGAAGTGCTGGTCCCTCAACAGGACCGGAAGTAG
- a CDS encoding alpha/beta hydrolase, which produces MTAVPSAYDPADPATLTFTESAGPQPLRANTVLPAVRENIELRTEDGLTLYGELALPADGQIRATLITLHPLPTHGGFMDSHVYRKASYRLPALAGIAVLRFNTRGTSSPRGTSDGEFDGGVAERLDLEAAVRFAVERGLPRLWLVGWSFGTELALRYGSVSPAAEEIEGAILLSPPLHRADDDDLRRWGATPLPLKVLVPEHDDYLQPAEAAQRFSLVPQAQVIGVDGAKHLWVGEKHVQRVLNEIVATVTPEVPTPLPTEWAGPVAQGQ; this is translated from the coding sequence ATGACAGCAGTGCCCTCCGCTTATGACCCCGCCGATCCGGCGACGCTCACCTTCACCGAATCCGCCGGACCCCAGCCCCTCCGGGCGAACACGGTCCTTCCTGCGGTGAGGGAGAACATCGAATTGCGGACCGAGGACGGGCTGACCCTGTACGGCGAACTCGCCCTCCCGGCGGACGGACAGATCCGCGCCACCCTCATCACGCTTCATCCGCTGCCCACCCACGGCGGATTCATGGACTCCCACGTCTACCGCAAGGCGTCCTACCGTCTGCCGGCCCTCGCCGGGATCGCGGTGCTGCGCTTCAACACGCGCGGCACCTCTTCCCCGCGCGGCACGAGCGACGGGGAGTTCGACGGCGGCGTGGCGGAACGTCTCGACCTCGAGGCCGCGGTGCGGTTCGCCGTCGAGCGCGGGCTTCCGAGGCTCTGGCTGGTCGGGTGGTCCTTCGGCACCGAACTCGCGCTCCGCTACGGCAGCGTCAGCCCGGCCGCCGAGGAGATCGAGGGGGCGATCCTGCTGTCGCCGCCTTTGCACCGCGCGGACGATGACGACCTCCGCCGCTGGGGCGCGACCCCTTTGCCGTTGAAGGTCCTCGTCCCCGAGCACGACGATTACCTGCAGCCCGCGGAGGCCGCGCAGCGCTTCTCGCTCGTGCCGCAGGCGCAGGTGATCGGCGTCGACGGCGCCAAGCACCTCTGGGTGGGGGAGAAGCACGTGCAGCGGGTCCTCAACGAGATCGTGGCCACCGTGACGCCGGAGGTCCCGACACCGTTGCCGACCGAGTGGGCCGGACCGGTAGCGCAGGGACAGTAG